In Mycobacterium sp. Aquia_216, a genomic segment contains:
- a CDS encoding YbaB/EbfC family nucleoid-associated protein, translated as MANHQPEQPQIADEHPGGALLRQADRLQSALDDYRYQETTFFSGSDETKTVSVTVDGSKKLADVYIEAGLLRLGSETVEQRLNEALRNANAAATSALATEREKLLETLGLNAEVIERLDSVIKDLQSGLVQSD; from the coding sequence ATGGCGAACCACCAACCAGAGCAACCACAGATAGCTGATGAGCATCCGGGTGGGGCGCTATTGCGGCAGGCGGATCGGCTTCAGTCAGCATTGGATGATTACCGATATCAGGAGACCACATTCTTCAGCGGCTCAGACGAAACCAAGACCGTCAGCGTGACAGTGGATGGGAGCAAGAAGCTGGCTGACGTGTACATCGAAGCGGGCTTGCTGAGGCTGGGCAGCGAAACGGTGGAGCAGCGGCTCAACGAGGCGTTGCGGAATGCAAACGCCGCGGCGACCAGCGCCCTCGCCACCGAGCGGGAGAAGCTTTTGGAGACACTGGGTTTGAACGCCGAGGTTATAGAACGACTTGATTCGGTAATAAAAGATCTACAGTCGGGCTTAGTCCAATCAGACTGA
- a CDS encoding catalase family peroxidase yields MEPADRDREPEDRPAETQPSRFGALTRRGALLGMGAVAGVAAVDIGGFAYAGGWLRPDALTPPRFADRFEHVFGRHDGFRRNHAKGLSATGSFASTGAAAAICRAAVFQPGNVGLVGRFSLGGGLPEQSDKPDTVRGLGLLFQLANGQQWRTAMVNFPVFTDRTPQGFYERLLASKPVAATGKPDPQQMAAFLDRHPETVAAMKIIKQSPPSAGFADSTFHGLNAFYFTNGAGATVPVRWSVVPEQAGGPPLPPASVGKDYLFDDLIRAVAQRPLTWKLLLAIGEPGDPTNDATKPWPQSRRSIDAGTITITAVQTEEAGNARDINFDPTVLPDGITVSDDPLLAARSAVYARSFTRRAEEPKSPSEVNVRRVLS; encoded by the coding sequence ATGGAGCCCGCTGATCGCGATCGCGAGCCGGAGGACCGGCCCGCCGAAACACAGCCCAGTCGCTTCGGCGCACTGACCCGGCGCGGCGCACTGCTCGGGATGGGCGCGGTGGCCGGTGTGGCCGCCGTCGACATCGGTGGGTTTGCCTACGCGGGCGGGTGGCTGCGCCCCGACGCGCTGACCCCGCCGCGCTTCGCAGATCGGTTCGAACACGTCTTCGGCCGCCATGACGGGTTTCGGCGAAATCACGCCAAAGGGCTGAGCGCGACGGGATCGTTCGCGAGTACGGGGGCGGCCGCGGCTATCTGCCGGGCGGCGGTCTTCCAACCGGGAAACGTTGGGTTGGTCGGCCGATTTTCGCTGGGCGGTGGTCTGCCGGAACAGAGCGACAAGCCCGATACGGTCCGTGGCCTGGGATTGTTGTTCCAGCTGGCCAACGGGCAGCAGTGGCGCACCGCGATGGTCAATTTTCCGGTGTTCACCGATCGCACTCCGCAAGGCTTTTACGAGCGGTTGCTGGCGTCCAAACCCGTTGCCGCGACGGGCAAGCCCGATCCCCAGCAGATGGCCGCGTTTCTAGATCGGCACCCCGAGACAGTCGCGGCCATGAAAATCATCAAGCAGTCGCCGCCGAGCGCGGGGTTCGCGGACAGCACGTTTCACGGTCTGAATGCCTTTTACTTCACCAACGGCGCCGGGGCGACTGTCCCGGTGCGCTGGTCGGTGGTTCCGGAGCAAGCCGGCGGCCCGCCACTCCCACCGGCCTCGGTCGGCAAGGACTACTTATTCGACGACCTGATCCGTGCGGTAGCGCAGCGGCCGCTCACGTGGAAGCTCCTTCTCGCGATCGGTGAACCGGGCGATCCGACCAATGACGCCACCAAACCTTGGCCGCAATCGCGGCGGTCGATTGACGCCGGCACCATCACCATCACCGCGGTACAGACCGAGGAAGCCGGCAATGCACGCGACATCAACTTCGACCCGACCGTGCTACCCGACGGCATCACCGTGTCCGACGACCCGTTGCTGGCTGCACGGTCAGCCGTGTACGCGCGCTCGTTCACCCGCCGTGCCGAGGAACCCAAGTCGCCCAGCGAGGTCAACGTCCGCCGGGTGCTCTCATGA
- a CDS encoding cytochrome b, giving the protein MTDAKVETAGTSARFTILSRILHWTMAPMVVVQLLIGVTMIASLSYYPLLLAIHRPMGVLILIFAVVRLANRLTHRPPAFLATMSRAERRIATWSEYALYALLLVQPVIGWATLSAAGLSLTLVGPVRLPGIAPRNLDLYAVLRECHGVFAFLLFAAFTAHMCAVLFHTLVLRDKLIDRMALWPSKSGAAHQGDTQVGS; this is encoded by the coding sequence ATGACCGACGCGAAGGTCGAAACAGCGGGCACATCAGCGCGTTTCACGATCCTTTCCCGGATCCTGCACTGGACGATGGCGCCGATGGTCGTCGTGCAACTGCTCATTGGCGTGACCATGATCGCTTCGCTGAGCTATTACCCGCTGCTGTTGGCCATCCACCGGCCAATGGGTGTGTTAATCCTGATTTTCGCCGTGGTGCGGCTGGCGAATCGGCTCACCCACCGGCCGCCAGCGTTTTTGGCCACGATGAGCCGCGCCGAGCGGCGCATCGCGACTTGGTCGGAATACGCGCTCTATGCCTTGCTTCTGGTCCAGCCCGTGATCGGATGGGCCACGCTGTCGGCCGCCGGACTTTCGCTGACCCTGGTGGGGCCGGTCCGGTTACCCGGTATCGCACCGCGCAACCTCGATCTGTATGCGGTGCTACGAGAGTGCCACGGAGTTTTCGCCTTCCTGCTCTTCGCGGCATTCACCGCCCACATGTGCGCCGTCTTGTTTCACACGCTCGTGCTGCGGGACAAACTCATCGATCGAATGGCGCTGTGGCCCAGTAAGTCCGGTGCTGCGCACCAAGGTGATACACAGGTCGGTTCCTAG
- a CDS encoding helix-turn-helix domain-containing protein translates to MPDPQSLATFLRTRRDLLKPADVGLVEGERRRVSGLRREEVAMLAGISSEYYLRLEQGRERQPSDQVLEGLASALQLNDDATHYMRNLARPAPRRRRRGAASAEKFDPGLQTLIDNWHQTPAYIQNRQMTILAANAMACALTPFFAPGINHMRSVFLEPELNAWVRNWEEVTAILVSSLRFNIAEENSNDPELQSLIGELSIASQRFRTLWARQDVKQKTTGPAVFDHPQVGLLELRYRTFVLPETRQVLVTYYAAPGSTAEERLRLLSTLTGPRT, encoded by the coding sequence ATGCCCGATCCGCAGTCGTTGGCGACGTTTCTTCGGACCCGCCGCGATTTGCTGAAGCCCGCCGATGTCGGACTCGTCGAGGGCGAACGCCGGCGGGTGTCAGGCTTGCGCCGCGAGGAAGTCGCGATGCTCGCGGGAATCAGCTCCGAGTACTACCTGAGACTCGAGCAAGGTCGGGAGCGCCAACCATCCGACCAGGTGCTCGAAGGCTTGGCCAGTGCGCTACAGCTCAATGACGATGCGACCCACTACATGCGTAATCTGGCTCGCCCCGCGCCCCGTCGGCGACGGCGCGGCGCGGCGTCGGCTGAAAAATTCGATCCCGGATTGCAGACGCTGATCGACAATTGGCACCAGACCCCCGCGTACATACAGAACCGGCAGATGACCATCCTGGCCGCCAACGCGATGGCGTGCGCGCTGACGCCGTTCTTTGCCCCGGGCATCAACCACATGCGGTCGGTATTCCTGGAACCCGAACTGAACGCCTGGGTGCGTAATTGGGAAGAGGTCACTGCCATTCTGGTTTCTTCGCTGCGCTTCAACATCGCCGAAGAAAACTCCAATGATCCAGAACTGCAGTCGTTGATCGGCGAGCTCAGCATTGCCAGCCAACGGTTTCGGACCCTGTGGGCTCGCCAGGACGTCAAGCAGAAGACCACCGGGCCAGCCGTGTTCGACCACCCCCAGGTCGGCTTGCTTGAGTTGCGCTACCGCACCTTCGTGCTTCCCGAAACCAGGCAGGTACTCGTTACCTATTACGCCGCACCCGGCAGCACCGCCGAGGAGCGGCTGCGATTGCTCTCCACGCTCACCGGCCCGCGGACCTAG
- a CDS encoding GntR family transcriptional regulator: MHDPKYRSIARILEEEIRGFDDGQRVPSENEVAQRFTVARSTARAALQYLTARNVIRRVRGAGSFASHRIDYPIDAERAPSWSATVRAAGASPRSVVRSCTQRLASAEIAAKLQLLPSDPCHRLVRLSFVNDLPAAWGIEWVPAALVPDLTLAMRANDSLHEVLTNAGLFPRRSWVHASSDIFEGEVADQLDAPQSSLGWYIESLNVDEATLRPVSITQRWLRADTVRVTFDSAVSSRLSR, translated from the coding sequence GTGCACGACCCGAAGTACCGTTCGATCGCCCGAATCCTGGAAGAAGAGATTCGCGGCTTCGACGACGGGCAACGGGTTCCGAGCGAGAACGAGGTCGCCCAACGGTTCACCGTCGCCCGCTCGACCGCGCGCGCGGCGCTGCAATACCTCACCGCGCGCAACGTGATACGCCGGGTGCGCGGCGCCGGCAGTTTCGCCAGTCACCGCATCGACTATCCGATCGATGCGGAACGCGCCCCCTCGTGGAGCGCCACGGTGCGTGCGGCCGGCGCGTCTCCCCGAAGCGTGGTGCGCTCGTGTACCCAGCGGCTGGCATCCGCGGAGATAGCCGCCAAACTGCAACTGCTCCCCTCGGATCCGTGCCATCGCCTGGTGCGGCTGTCCTTCGTCAACGATTTGCCCGCCGCGTGGGGAATCGAATGGGTGCCTGCCGCATTGGTTCCCGACCTCACGTTGGCGATGCGGGCCAATGACTCGCTGCACGAGGTCCTCACGAATGCGGGGCTGTTCCCGCGGCGGTCATGGGTACACGCCAGCTCCGACATATTCGAAGGTGAAGTCGCCGACCAACTTGACGCGCCGCAGTCCAGCCTGGGTTGGTACATCGAAAGTCTCAACGTCGACGAAGCCACCTTGCGGCCGGTGTCCATCACGCAGCGGTGGCTGCGCGCCGACACCGTTCGCGTCACCTTCGACAGCGCCGTCAGCAGCCGGCTCAGTCGCTAG
- a CDS encoding HAD family hydrolase, whose product MIRLACLDMAGTTVLDDGAVADAFDASLSASGVSTGSTDYRAAIRYVHKTMGQSKIEVFRSIFDGDPHRAEAANSAFEAAYLDAIESNRVAPIPHAAETIEKLRGSGCAVVLTTGFAPTTRDHIIAALGWGELITLALSPADAGRGRPYPDMVLTALLRTGTDAVGQIAVAGDTTSDLTAGTRAGAAIVAGVRTGAHSDADFATVPHTHVLDSVADLVACIDTHDRAVSR is encoded by the coding sequence ATGATCAGATTGGCCTGCCTGGACATGGCGGGCACCACAGTGCTCGACGACGGCGCCGTCGCGGATGCGTTCGACGCGTCCCTGTCGGCGTCGGGAGTATCCACCGGCAGCACCGATTATCGGGCGGCCATCCGCTACGTCCACAAGACGATGGGACAGTCGAAGATCGAGGTATTCCGGTCGATCTTCGATGGCGATCCGCACCGCGCCGAAGCGGCAAACAGTGCGTTCGAAGCGGCCTACCTCGACGCCATCGAGAGCAACCGCGTGGCACCGATTCCGCACGCCGCGGAGACCATCGAAAAGCTCCGCGGATCGGGCTGCGCCGTCGTGCTCACCACGGGCTTTGCCCCGACCACTCGCGACCACATCATCGCCGCCCTGGGGTGGGGCGAGCTGATCACACTAGCGTTGTCACCCGCCGACGCTGGCCGCGGACGTCCGTACCCGGACATGGTCCTCACGGCTTTGCTACGCACCGGCACCGACGCCGTCGGCCAGATCGCCGTCGCCGGCGACACCACGAGCGACCTGACGGCAGGTACCCGGGCCGGTGCGGCGATCGTTGCCGGCGTCCGGACCGGGGCACACAGTGACGCCGACTTCGCCACCGTGCCGCACACCCACGTGCTGGACTCGGTCGCCGACCTGGTCGCCTGCATCGACACTCATGACCGGGCGGTGTCGCGATGA
- a CDS encoding MFS transporter, translated as MTTPNTAGVRERLDDAPVSRFHLKAAVTAGMGFFTDSYDLNVIGTVILLVKPEFHLSAGQVGALTSSTLLAVAVGAFLFGRLGDLLGRRRVYGLEAVLMIVGALASAFAPNFISLLIARVVLGIGIGGDYPASGVIMTEYANRRNRGRLVGLTFLFYVFGQVAAYVVALIIVGLGTPPGPAWRLILGLGAIPSLLVLWNRRHMPESPRWTLASTGDAEQAARDLSVFSGRVVEAADTDRAPESVTLWKALRSRSFQLTLLGTAGSWLFFNVAVYGNSVSQPLLINSIAPHTSIVMNIAINAALVVCFSLVAALVGLALLDRIGRKPLQISGFSLSALSMVLIAAIPGLTSTVTPFAVVFGLSLFGIAVGPNYTTMLLAAESYPTSIRSTAHGISAGTAKVGAFLGALITPVALAHLGLRPTVLIAGACFVLGIVATMLLAEPKGTKLDALDPLDTDAAGRKRRAGNLIAPTGSQPVSA; from the coding sequence ATGACCACGCCGAACACCGCCGGAGTGCGCGAGCGGCTCGACGATGCCCCGGTCAGCCGGTTTCACCTGAAAGCCGCCGTGACCGCCGGCATGGGATTCTTCACCGACTCCTACGACCTCAACGTCATCGGCACGGTGATCTTGTTGGTCAAACCCGAGTTTCATCTGTCGGCCGGCCAGGTCGGGGCGTTGACCAGCTCGACCCTGCTGGCGGTCGCGGTGGGCGCATTCCTGTTCGGGCGCCTCGGTGACCTGTTGGGCCGCCGGCGGGTGTACGGGCTGGAGGCGGTGCTGATGATCGTCGGTGCGCTCGCCTCGGCCTTCGCCCCGAACTTCATCAGCTTGCTCATCGCCCGCGTCGTCCTCGGCATCGGCATCGGCGGCGACTACCCGGCCTCCGGGGTGATCATGACCGAGTACGCCAACCGGCGAAATCGTGGTCGGCTGGTGGGATTGACCTTCCTGTTCTACGTCTTCGGACAGGTCGCCGCCTATGTCGTCGCGCTGATCATCGTCGGTCTGGGCACACCGCCGGGGCCGGCCTGGCGGCTGATCCTCGGCCTCGGGGCAATCCCGTCGTTGCTGGTGCTGTGGAACCGCCGGCACATGCCGGAATCCCCGCGATGGACCCTCGCGTCCACCGGCGATGCCGAGCAAGCGGCGCGCGATCTCAGCGTTTTCTCCGGCCGCGTGGTGGAGGCGGCCGATACCGACCGGGCGCCTGAATCGGTGACCCTGTGGAAAGCGCTGCGCTCCCGGTCATTTCAGCTCACGCTGCTGGGCACCGCCGGAAGCTGGTTGTTCTTCAACGTCGCCGTGTACGGGAACTCGGTGAGCCAGCCGCTGCTGATCAATAGCATTGCGCCCCATACCAGCATCGTGATGAACATCGCGATCAACGCCGCACTGGTGGTGTGTTTCAGCCTGGTGGCCGCACTCGTGGGCCTGGCCCTGCTGGACCGTATCGGCCGTAAACCGCTGCAGATCTCCGGATTCAGTCTCTCGGCGTTGTCGATGGTGCTGATCGCCGCGATACCGGGCCTGACGTCGACGGTGACGCCGTTTGCCGTGGTCTTCGGATTGTCGCTGTTCGGCATCGCCGTAGGACCCAACTACACGACAATGCTGCTGGCCGCGGAATCCTACCCAACCTCGATCCGCAGTACGGCACACGGGATTTCGGCTGGCACGGCCAAGGTTGGCGCCTTCCTCGGCGCCCTGATCACCCCGGTCGCCCTCGCCCACCTCGGCCTGCGGCCGACGGTGCTGATCGCCGGTGCGTGCTTTGTACTCGGCATCGTCGCGACGATGCTGCTCGCCGAGCCCAAGGGGACCAAGCTGGACGCCTTGGACCCCTTAGACACCGATGCCGCTGGGCGGAAACGGCGCGCGGGCAACCTCATCGCCCCGACGGGTTCTCAGCCGGTGTCGGCATGA
- a CDS encoding zinc-binding dehydrogenase — translation MTAVNSAVAARYARWDGVGRPITVVTTSAATDPGPGRVLVAIDLATICGSDLHTVHGRRDAPHPGILGHEQVGHVVAIGSGARPRYSTDAEVAIGDRVVWSITASCGRCRNCVWGLEQKCLHLKKYGHEALDSSWPLNGGFASHCVLLPGTTIVEVPDSVPDTVAAPASCATATVAAVLDAAELDRHRDPTRILITGAGMLGVTAAAMADALGAWVAVCDPDPARQETAYSFGADLVVGDGEDVPPVDVALELSGSPTAVEVCIASLDVGGRAVLAGSVAASKPISIDPEYLVRNLMTITGVHNYRPLHLRAAIDFLAAHHDRYPFAELVAPAADLDHLDDALRRAATSQSLRQSVCPTW, via the coding sequence ATGACGGCAGTCAACAGCGCCGTCGCCGCACGGTATGCGCGTTGGGACGGGGTCGGACGGCCAATCACCGTGGTGACGACCAGTGCGGCGACCGACCCCGGTCCCGGCCGGGTGCTGGTCGCGATCGATCTGGCCACCATCTGTGGAAGTGACCTGCACACCGTGCATGGACGCAGGGACGCCCCGCACCCGGGCATCCTCGGCCACGAACAGGTCGGCCATGTGGTGGCCATCGGTTCGGGCGCGCGTCCGCGGTATTCGACCGACGCCGAGGTGGCCATCGGCGACCGGGTCGTGTGGTCCATTACGGCGTCCTGCGGACGATGCCGCAATTGTGTGTGGGGCCTGGAACAGAAATGTCTGCATTTGAAGAAGTACGGTCACGAGGCGCTCGACAGCTCCTGGCCGCTCAACGGCGGCTTCGCCAGTCACTGCGTTTTGTTGCCGGGCACCACGATTGTCGAGGTACCCGACAGCGTGCCGGACACGGTCGCGGCACCCGCGTCGTGCGCCACCGCGACGGTCGCGGCCGTGCTCGACGCCGCCGAACTCGATCGACACCGGGATCCCACGCGAATCCTCATCACCGGCGCGGGCATGTTGGGAGTCACCGCGGCCGCGATGGCCGATGCGCTCGGTGCTTGGGTGGCCGTGTGCGATCCCGACCCGGCCCGACAGGAAACGGCATATAGCTTCGGTGCCGACCTCGTTGTCGGTGACGGCGAGGACGTGCCCCCGGTCGACGTGGCGCTGGAATTGTCGGGCAGCCCGACGGCAGTCGAAGTGTGCATCGCCAGTCTGGATGTCGGCGGCCGGGCCGTTCTCGCGGGGTCCGTGGCCGCCAGTAAGCCCATATCGATCGACCCCGAGTATCTGGTTCGCAATCTCATGACAATCACCGGTGTGCATAACTACCGCCCCCTGCATCTTCGGGCGGCCATCGATTTCCTGGCCGCTCACCATGACCGCTACCCCTTCGCCGAGCTGGTGGCGCCAGCGGCGGATCTGGATCACCTCGACGATGCGTTGCGCAGGGCAGCGACATCCCAATCGCTGCGCCAATCCGTTTGCCCCACATGGTGA
- a CDS encoding alpha-D-ribose 1-methylphosphonate 5-triphosphate diphosphatase, whose amino-acid sequence MVISLHAARVITGSPEHADNDEVFASRWVTIEDGRISAIGTEPSPHATRVDLRPLQLWPAFTDLHADSLPRFESPRPGTLIPLEAALQDFATDAVAHGVVRPYLCISVGEGPDTADGYRRAHAVLKTLHRVAGELAVPMAVHLRVDVSDPESVDGTAELLRRHGRRIGLLSVMDHTPGQGQYQTERAWRQAMGTRLRIDDDELNRWLATLHRHATGTPLRRRQIARFAAAHDTVFATHDPDSESAVTEAAAMRASICEFPLTLDAAAAARHNGLTVVMGAPNAWRGSSHLRNLSARDAVEAGVVDVLTSDYHSGSLVRAAVAISDARVASIDSAVAMLTTHPRRVVASSSCDTGALAPGQPADLVAVRAEPMAAVVATWSSGRQVGGSALW is encoded by the coding sequence ATGGTGATTAGCCTGCATGCCGCCCGGGTGATCACCGGGTCCCCGGAACACGCGGACAACGACGAAGTCTTTGCGTCACGGTGGGTCACGATCGAAGACGGCCGCATCAGCGCCATCGGTACCGAGCCATCACCGCACGCGACGCGAGTCGACTTGCGACCATTGCAGCTCTGGCCGGCGTTCACCGACCTGCACGCGGATTCGTTGCCGCGGTTCGAATCTCCCCGGCCGGGGACGCTGATTCCGCTCGAGGCCGCATTGCAGGACTTCGCCACGGACGCCGTCGCCCACGGCGTCGTTCGTCCCTACCTGTGTATCTCGGTGGGGGAAGGGCCCGACACGGCCGACGGCTATCGTCGCGCGCACGCCGTGCTGAAAACCCTGCACCGCGTAGCCGGTGAGCTGGCGGTGCCAATGGCCGTCCATCTTCGGGTCGATGTCAGCGACCCAGAATCCGTCGATGGCACAGCCGAATTGCTGCGCCGGCATGGCCGGCGGATCGGGCTGCTGTCGGTGATGGATCACACCCCCGGTCAGGGGCAATACCAAACCGAACGGGCCTGGCGTCAGGCGATGGGCACTCGGCTGCGCATCGATGACGACGAGCTCAATCGCTGGCTGGCGACACTGCACCGGCATGCGACCGGAACCCCGTTGCGCCGCCGGCAGATCGCCCGGTTCGCCGCCGCACACGACACCGTCTTCGCCACGCACGATCCGGACAGCGAAAGCGCCGTCACCGAGGCGGCCGCGATGCGTGCCAGCATCTGCGAGTTCCCGCTGACCCTTGATGCCGCTGCCGCAGCCCGCCATAACGGACTCACGGTCGTGATGGGCGCACCTAACGCATGGCGAGGTTCCTCGCACTTGAGGAATCTGTCCGCCCGCGACGCGGTCGAAGCCGGTGTGGTGGATGTGCTCACTTCCGACTACCACAGCGGGTCACTGGTCCGGGCCGCGGTGGCCATCAGTGACGCGCGGGTGGCGTCTATCGACTCCGCGGTGGCTATGCTCACCACGCATCCGCGCCGGGTTGTCGCATCCTCGAGCTGCGACACCGGGGCGCTGGCGCCGGGCCAGCCTGCCGACCTGGTCGCGGTGCGCGCCGAGCCCATGGCTGCCGTCGTCGCGACGTGGTCGTCGGGCCGACAGGTTGGTGGGTCCGCACTTTGGTGA
- the oxlT gene encoding oxalate/formate MFS antiporter, which translates to MQHTDMWAQDPAATYGYAGGAAVNRSAANTSRASVQSVLSAALNLRNSKRRTTLSTHTDALDGTAAPTAPTITGNRWLQLGLGLVCMMAISSPQYVWTLMTKPLGAKLGIGLPELQVTFSILVVLQAFFSPLQGALIDRFKPRLLISVGTLMAGASWVLASYAHSVPMLYLTYGGVGGLGTGIVYVGVVGLMVRWFPDRRGFAAGVVAAGYGMGAILTTFPIASSLAARGVESTLWLFGIVFAAVGFIAAQGLRMPPVDLGLSVSSAQTPITSRDYRPSDMLKRPLFWLMFLMMTMMATSGLMVTSQMATFATDFGVSKVLVFGLAALPLALTIDRFTNGLTRPLFGWVSDRVGRENTMAFAFALEAVAMTLWLLTRDNAVLFVLLSGVVFFGWGEIFSLFPSTLTDTFGTRYATANYGWLYISFGIGSIFGGPLAALLHQQARSWIPVFGCAIGLDVATAALAVFVLKPARGRFIGAER; encoded by the coding sequence ATGCAACACACCGACATGTGGGCTCAGGATCCCGCGGCAACGTACGGCTATGCGGGAGGCGCCGCGGTCAATCGGTCCGCTGCTAACACGAGCCGCGCGAGCGTCCAATCGGTGCTCTCGGCCGCGCTCAACCTACGCAATTCGAAACGGAGAACGACATTGAGTACCCACACAGACGCTTTGGACGGCACAGCCGCACCTACAGCGCCGACCATCACAGGGAACCGCTGGCTTCAGCTTGGTCTTGGCCTTGTTTGCATGATGGCGATATCGAGTCCGCAGTATGTGTGGACGCTGATGACCAAGCCGCTTGGCGCCAAGCTCGGCATTGGCTTGCCCGAATTGCAGGTTACCTTCTCGATTCTCGTGGTGTTGCAGGCCTTCTTCTCACCACTTCAGGGCGCGCTGATCGACCGCTTCAAGCCACGCCTGCTGATCTCAGTCGGCACGCTGATGGCCGGCGCGAGCTGGGTGCTGGCTTCCTACGCGCATAGCGTGCCGATGCTGTATCTCACCTATGGCGGTGTCGGTGGTCTCGGCACGGGCATTGTCTATGTCGGCGTCGTCGGACTGATGGTCCGGTGGTTTCCCGATCGACGCGGTTTCGCCGCCGGTGTGGTAGCCGCCGGCTACGGGATGGGCGCGATTCTCACCACCTTTCCGATTGCCTCATCGCTGGCCGCGCGCGGTGTGGAGTCGACGTTGTGGCTCTTCGGTATCGTCTTCGCCGCGGTCGGCTTCATTGCCGCGCAGGGGTTGCGCATGCCCCCGGTGGATTTGGGGCTGAGCGTGTCGAGCGCCCAAACGCCTATCACTTCGCGTGATTATCGACCGTCCGACATGCTCAAGCGGCCGCTCTTCTGGTTGATGTTCCTGATGATGACAATGATGGCCACCTCAGGCCTGATGGTGACGTCGCAGATGGCGACCTTCGCGACCGACTTCGGTGTGAGCAAGGTCTTGGTGTTCGGGCTCGCGGCCCTGCCGCTGGCCTTAACGATCGACCGCTTCACGAATGGCCTGACGCGGCCATTGTTCGGTTGGGTGTCGGATCGAGTAGGCCGTGAGAACACCATGGCGTTTGCCTTTGCGCTGGAGGCCGTTGCCATGACGCTGTGGTTGCTCACGCGAGACAACGCCGTGCTGTTCGTGCTCCTTTCAGGTGTGGTGTTCTTCGGTTGGGGCGAGATTTTCTCGCTGTTCCCGTCCACCTTGACCGATACCTTCGGCACCCGTTACGCCACGGCGAACTACGGCTGGCTCTACATCTCGTTTGGGATTGGTTCGATCTTCGGCGGTCCGCTCGCCGCGCTGCTGCATCAGCAAGCCAGGAGCTGGATTCCGGTATTCGGGTGTGCGATTGGGCTGGATGTGGCAACCGCAGCGCTGGCCGTGTTCGTGTTGAAGCCGGCGCGCGGACGCTTCATCGGCGCCGAGCGCTGA
- a CDS encoding TetR/AcrR family transcriptional regulator — protein sequence MPTDLTQANTPRRRSEKSRTAIVTATRELLLERGFDGLTIEAVAARAGVGKQTIYRWWPSRPALVADVMLEDADKILASVDHTDDLAADLVGWVRKLTATLTTDRGSAMLRTLTVACMEHEETALKLRAGFSLPLHDSVRTRLLADGIDADTAESAADAIVGGVVYPILSDARRYSRRRAELTTQIIVEALQRKR from the coding sequence ATGCCAACCGATCTCACTCAGGCGAATACGCCAAGGCGCCGCAGCGAGAAGTCCCGCACGGCCATCGTGACCGCCACGCGTGAGCTGCTTCTCGAGCGTGGATTCGACGGGCTGACCATCGAGGCGGTTGCCGCACGCGCGGGTGTGGGCAAACAGACGATCTATCGCTGGTGGCCCAGCCGCCCGGCTCTGGTCGCCGACGTGATGCTCGAAGACGCCGACAAGATCCTCGCTTCGGTCGACCACACCGACGATCTGGCCGCCGACCTGGTGGGCTGGGTACGCAAACTGACCGCGACGCTGACAACGGACCGCGGGTCGGCCATGCTGCGGACGCTGACCGTCGCCTGCATGGAGCATGAGGAGACCGCGCTCAAATTGCGGGCGGGATTCAGTTTGCCGCTGCACGACAGCGTCCGCACCAGGCTCCTGGCCGACGGCATCGATGCGGACACCGCCGAGTCGGCGGCCGATGCCATTGTCGGCGGCGTGGTATATCCCATCCTCTCCGACGCGCGGCGGTATTCACGTCGGCGGGCCGAATTGACCACGCAAATCATCGTCGAGGCGTTGCAGCGCAAACGCTGA